A single window of Botrytis cinerea B05.10 chromosome 3, complete sequence DNA harbors:
- the Bcdao9 gene encoding Bcdao9, which translates to MANPQTSPNFPTPANDSTEPFWHSEKHHLHDYRSTDILPVNEIIDVVIIGAGYAGVATAYNLVKNGISSNFPNLSVMILDARSVCSGATGRNGGHHRPDLYGHIPKYINRAGVRAGAEIAEFEIAHVQALKELILREKIDCDFTLTRTCDVWNNQDAADEAKAVFDRLCLKPELSYMEDVQFTTGKDAETISGVKGAKACSTCSAATLSPYKLVTSLLASA; encoded by the exons ATGGCGAATCCACAAACTTCTCCCAATTTCCCAACTCCTGCCAACGATTCCACGGAGCCTTTCTGGCATTCTGAAAAGCATCATCTTCATGATTATAGAAGTACCGATATTCTACCAGTCAATGAAATCATTGATGTCGTTATCATCGGTGCAGGCTATGCTGGAGTAGCCACGGCATATAATCTTGTCAAAAATGGCATTTCATCCAATTTTCCTAACTTATCTGTCATGATTCTTGATGCAAGATCTGTCTGCTCTGGTGCTACTGGAAGAAATG GTGGACATCACCGTCCAGATCTCTACGGTCACATCCCAAAATACATCAATAGAGCCGGTGTGAGGGCTGGTGCTGAGATTGCAGAGTTTGAGATTGCACATGTTCAAGCGTTGAAAGAGCTCATTTTACGCGAGAAGATTGACTGTGACTTCACCTTGACCAGAACATGCGATGTGTGGAACAATCAAGATGCTGCTGATGAAGCCAAGGCTGTTTTTGATCGGCTGTGCCTGAAACCAGAATTATCTTATATGGAAGATGTTCAATTTACCACTGGTAAAGATGCTGAGACT ATCTCTGGTGTTAAAGGCGCAAAAGCTTGTTCGACTTGCTCTGCTGCCACCTTGTCTCCATACAAGCTTGTTACCTCTCTTCTTGCTTCCGCCTAG